In the Sphingomonas sp. LM7 genome, one interval contains:
- a CDS encoding phage tail sheath C-terminal domain-containing protein: protein MYPRRLLPGIAVDVPLPAHPDALPRMDVALFVGFAERGPTHRPVAIDSVAAYAAVFGGDVVLAHGETPVTAALAPSVRSFFSNGGTRAWVIRVARTAALERRWRGVNSTANVAVARTFTLAGIPGARVQASSVGSWADDVRVSARVERRAGVLRLMLRAERGDVGVVAGPFGVSPDDPDSWWNQADDDGFYADPASVAGARSWLAPTGSPATWNLGALTDFWSEPVGADAETRTPLERDGLSRFDAELFLDPALAAMSVAALGDTAARMRDIDGVPLLGLHGAFAVPGGGDFAEPSMIAVPDAVQPGWAPRLPETLVPPANVQGEIPAHWRDHLGSCAVPEAEPGTGRPDATRFLDCSTRLLLAPVFTQTDSPQPAGIVDLEWSASEPGAVYILEEAGRADFVGAEEIWRGEALTYGVQVSREGAYYYRVRAELDGNVSMASVTGFLVQDSAWQAVRDADYDPEPLLKVRIGLLRACAAIGDQFALLSLPRHYRACDAAQHVATLSARLPQNEARALSHAALYHPWIASPVGSDVDPDWLVVPPEGAVAGTFARRARQRGVWLAPANIPIEDVVALSPVVRDRDREDFARARVNLMRRAPTGFVASDAMTLSSEYDWGEINVRRLMNLIRRVCVRRGAPFVFEPNGDVTRRAIERSFGHMLDDMVRRGAFAGKGKDDSYRLVVDATESDRMNGRLVVEIAVAPAQPLRFLTLVLAQAGERFTVAEER from the coding sequence TTGTACCCGCGTCGCCTCCTTCCCGGCATCGCCGTAGACGTCCCGCTGCCGGCGCATCCCGATGCGCTGCCGCGGATGGACGTGGCGTTGTTCGTCGGCTTTGCCGAGCGCGGACCGACGCATCGGCCCGTCGCGATCGACAGCGTCGCGGCCTATGCGGCGGTGTTCGGCGGCGATGTCGTGCTCGCGCATGGCGAGACGCCGGTGACTGCGGCGCTGGCGCCGAGCGTGCGAAGCTTCTTCTCCAATGGCGGCACGCGCGCCTGGGTGATCCGGGTCGCGCGCACTGCGGCACTCGAACGGCGCTGGCGCGGCGTTAACTCCACCGCCAATGTCGCCGTTGCGCGGACCTTCACGCTGGCCGGGATCCCGGGAGCCAGGGTGCAGGCGAGCAGCGTCGGCAGTTGGGCCGACGACGTCCGCGTTTCGGCGCGGGTCGAGCGCAGGGCAGGGGTGCTTCGGCTGATGCTGCGCGCCGAGCGAGGCGATGTCGGGGTGGTCGCCGGGCCGTTTGGCGTCTCTCCCGACGATCCCGACAGTTGGTGGAACCAGGCTGACGATGACGGCTTCTACGCCGATCCAGCATCTGTAGCCGGCGCGCGTAGCTGGCTCGCGCCAACGGGGTCTCCTGCGACCTGGAATCTGGGCGCGCTAACCGATTTCTGGTCCGAGCCGGTCGGCGCGGACGCAGAGACCCGCACGCCATTGGAACGCGATGGCTTGTCGCGCTTCGATGCCGAGCTCTTCCTCGATCCTGCGCTCGCGGCGATGTCGGTGGCGGCGCTCGGCGACACCGCCGCGCGGATGCGTGACATCGACGGAGTGCCGCTGCTGGGCTTACACGGCGCGTTCGCCGTTCCGGGCGGTGGCGACTTTGCCGAGCCGAGCATGATCGCCGTGCCCGATGCGGTGCAACCGGGCTGGGCGCCCCGCCTGCCCGAGACGCTCGTTCCGCCGGCCAATGTCCAGGGCGAAATCCCCGCACACTGGCGCGACCATCTTGGATCGTGCGCGGTCCCCGAGGCGGAGCCCGGGACAGGCAGGCCGGACGCAACACGCTTTCTCGATTGCAGTACGCGCCTGTTGCTCGCGCCAGTGTTCACTCAGACCGACAGCCCACAGCCGGCAGGCATCGTCGATCTCGAATGGTCGGCGTCCGAACCGGGCGCCGTCTACATCCTCGAAGAGGCGGGCCGTGCCGATTTCGTCGGCGCCGAGGAGATCTGGCGTGGCGAGGCGCTGACCTATGGCGTCCAGGTGTCCCGCGAAGGCGCCTATTATTACCGTGTCCGCGCCGAGCTGGACGGCAATGTCAGCATGGCTTCGGTCACCGGCTTCCTCGTCCAGGACAGCGCATGGCAAGCCGTGCGCGACGCCGATTACGATCCCGAGCCGCTGCTCAAGGTCCGGATTGGGCTGCTCCGCGCCTGCGCGGCGATCGGTGACCAGTTCGCCTTGCTCTCGCTGCCGCGGCACTATCGCGCATGCGATGCCGCCCAGCATGTCGCAACGCTTTCGGCAAGGCTGCCGCAGAACGAAGCCCGCGCGCTCAGTCATGCCGCACTCTATCACCCGTGGATCGCCTCGCCTGTGGGCAGCGACGTCGATCCCGACTGGCTCGTCGTGCCGCCCGAAGGCGCCGTCGCCGGCACCTTTGCGCGCCGCGCCCGCCAGCGCGGGGTATGGCTGGCGCCCGCCAATATCCCGATCGAGGATGTCGTCGCGCTCTCACCCGTCGTCCGCGATCGCGACCGCGAGGATTTTGCCCGTGCCCGGGTCAATCTGATGCGCCGCGCGCCAACCGGCTTCGTGGCGAGCGACGCGATGACGCTGTCGAGCGAATATGACTGGGGGGAAATCAACGTTCGTCGGCTGATGAACCTGATCCGCCGGGTCTGCGTCCGCCGCGGTGCGCCGTTCGTGTTCGAGCCCAATGGCGACGTCACCCGTCGCGCCATCGAGCGCAGCTTCGGCCATATGCTCGACGACATGGTCCGCCGCGGCGCCTTTGCCGGCAAGGGCAAGGACGACAGCTATCGCCTCGTCGTGGATGCGACTGAGAGCGATCGGATGAACGGCCGGCTTGTGGTCGAGATCGCCGTCGCACCGGCACAGCCCCTGCGCTTCCTCACGTTGGTACTCGCCCAGGCTGGCGAGCGGTTCACCGTCGCGGAGGAGCGCTGA
- a CDS encoding phage tail protein: MAVLRDRPYVQFNFLVDIGDGNTEGPAAGFQELSGIGMEVTVSEYRTGNSKENSVMKITGMNKSTDVTMKRGVIGSLNLYQWLDDIRNGNQNALRTVKVTLQNEDHSQAVVTWKLLRARIIKSTMGPFNAKGTDVAMEEMVLAYERLEME; this comes from the coding sequence ATGGCCGTCCTGCGCGATCGTCCGTACGTTCAATTCAACTTTCTCGTCGATATCGGCGACGGCAATACCGAGGGGCCGGCCGCCGGTTTCCAGGAGCTGTCCGGCATCGGCATGGAAGTCACCGTCTCGGAGTACCGAACGGGCAATTCCAAGGAAAATTCGGTGATGAAGATCACCGGCATGAACAAGTCGACCGACGTCACGATGAAACGTGGCGTGATCGGATCGCTCAACCTCTACCAGTGGCTCGACGACATCCGGAATGGCAACCAGAATGCCCTCCGCACGGTCAAGGTCACCCTGCAGAACGAGGACCACAGCCAGGCCGTAGTCACCTGGAAGCTGCTTCGCGCGCGGATCATCAAATCGACGATGGGGCCGTTCAACGCAAAGGGCACCGACGTGGCGATGGAAGAAATGGTGCTCGCCTACGAGCGGCTCGAGATGGAGTGA
- a CDS encoding phage tail sheath subtilisin-like domain-containing protein codes for MPEYLAPGVFVEEVSFRAKSIEGVSTTTTGFVGATRYGPVDIEPEIVTSLVEFERAYGGKAKLEFSDGGESDNYMWNAVRAFFEEGGKRAYVARAFTPVTNAALDGYSRADTADIDGGSPADRLDFAVRARFPGRAGDARVTFILSLGQNRLARNPDDSVSLKGTANRDVVWVGAPVNGFRLLLWDELNRVWKLGDGDDDLDTATELAPLFPAPSDPLADPLDVRVLTVTVIVEPVTGDLPTFVAAELPLDPFHERGGAPDSLFAYFAESPASLSRARTIPIVIGQFASHGLDVLDDLRDLHDLDITTSPPDLLDSVLLDAESSSTKRSVVVRLTGGNDGATPLPVAYAGETNVITNRSSGLVAFEALEDISIVCAPGGMVTDTPRSRAIVANLIGHAERMKYRIAVVDSAKGQTISEVRALRALYDSSHAAFYYPWVRILDPLTGQENHYPPCGFVAGIYARNDTNRAVYKAPANEVVTLAIGFETMLNKAHQEVLNPEGINCFRFFEGRGMRLWGARTMSSDPEWKYVNLRRYFAYLERSIDKGTQWAVFEPNGERLWANVRSTIQDFLLNEWQNGALLGDKPDKSFFVKCDRSTMSQNDLDNGRLVCLVGVAPLRPAEFVIFRIGQWTADRKI; via the coding sequence ATGCCCGAATATCTCGCGCCTGGCGTGTTCGTGGAGGAAGTCTCCTTCCGCGCGAAGTCGATCGAAGGCGTTTCCACGACTACCACCGGCTTTGTCGGCGCGACGCGTTATGGGCCGGTCGATATCGAGCCGGAGATCGTCACCAGCCTCGTCGAATTCGAACGTGCCTATGGCGGCAAGGCCAAGCTCGAATTCTCGGACGGCGGCGAGAGCGACAATTACATGTGGAACGCCGTCCGCGCGTTCTTCGAGGAAGGCGGCAAGCGTGCCTATGTCGCCCGCGCCTTCACTCCGGTCACCAACGCTGCGCTGGACGGCTATTCGCGCGCCGACACCGCCGACATCGACGGTGGCTCACCGGCCGACCGGCTAGACTTCGCGGTCCGCGCGCGCTTCCCCGGCCGTGCCGGCGACGCCCGCGTCACCTTCATCCTTTCGCTCGGCCAGAACCGGCTGGCGCGCAATCCCGACGACAGCGTCTCGCTGAAAGGGACGGCTAACCGCGACGTCGTCTGGGTCGGCGCGCCGGTCAACGGCTTCCGCCTGCTGCTATGGGACGAGCTCAACCGCGTCTGGAAGCTTGGCGACGGCGACGATGATCTCGATACCGCGACCGAACTCGCGCCGCTGTTTCCGGCGCCCTCCGATCCGCTGGCCGATCCACTCGACGTCCGGGTGCTGACCGTCACGGTGATCGTCGAGCCGGTGACCGGTGACTTGCCGACCTTCGTCGCCGCCGAGCTGCCGCTCGATCCGTTCCACGAACGCGGCGGCGCACCGGATTCGCTGTTCGCCTATTTCGCCGAAAGTCCCGCCAGCCTGTCGCGCGCGCGCACCATTCCGATCGTGATCGGCCAGTTCGCCAGCCACGGCCTCGACGTGCTCGATGATCTGCGCGACCTTCACGATCTCGACATCACCACTTCGCCACCCGATCTCCTCGACAGCGTCTTGCTCGACGCAGAGAGCAGCAGCACCAAGCGCAGCGTTGTCGTCCGGCTGACGGGTGGCAATGACGGCGCGACGCCACTGCCGGTCGCCTATGCCGGCGAGACCAACGTCATCACCAACCGTTCGAGTGGGCTGGTCGCGTTCGAAGCGCTCGAGGATATCTCGATCGTCTGCGCGCCGGGCGGAATGGTGACCGATACCCCGCGCTCGCGGGCGATCGTCGCCAATCTCATAGGCCATGCCGAGCGGATGAAATACCGGATCGCGGTGGTCGACAGCGCCAAGGGCCAGACGATCTCCGAAGTGCGCGCGCTCAGGGCACTCTACGATTCAAGCCACGCCGCCTTCTATTATCCGTGGGTGCGGATCCTCGATCCGCTGACGGGGCAGGAGAACCATTACCCGCCCTGCGGCTTCGTCGCCGGCATCTATGCCCGCAACGACACCAATCGCGCAGTGTACAAGGCGCCCGCCAACGAAGTCGTCACCCTGGCGATCGGCTTCGAAACGATGCTCAACAAGGCGCATCAGGAAGTGCTGAACCCGGAAGGGATCAACTGCTTCCGCTTCTTCGAGGGCCGCGGCATGCGGCTGTGGGGCGCGCGGACGATGTCGAGCGATCCCGAGTGGAAGTACGTCAACCTGCGACGCTACTTCGCCTATCTCGAGCGCTCGATCGACAAGGGCACGCAATGGGCGGTGTTCGAGCCCAATGGCGAGCGCCTGTGGGCGAACGTCCGCTCGACGATCCAGGATTTCCTGCTCAACGAGTGGCAGAACGGCGCCTTGCTCGGCGACAAGCCGGACAAGTCGTTCTTCGTGAAGTGCGACCGCTCGACCATGTCGCAGAACGACCTCGATAACGGGCGGCTGGTCTGCCTGGTCGGCGTCGCGCCGCTGCGTCCCGCCGAATTCGTCATCTTCCGCATCGGCCAGTGGACGGCCGACCGCAAGATCTGA
- a CDS encoding Pvc16 family protein has product MANYRAIAAASATILGLLRDRFPSADFGGPLTIELYQPKDFGSPMKEGLAICLWRVTPNISRRALGPRTDIHGRRFKASLPVDLYYLIVPFADDAERQQRLLGWMLRAMHELGPLVASELNHFLAESDIFAEAESLDMVNDPLAIADQLTLWDRIKHMPPAATYAMRMLLLDSEERLDEYPIVTERELDMGVLQ; this is encoded by the coding sequence ATGGCCAATTACCGCGCCATCGCCGCTGCCAGCGCGACGATCCTCGGGCTGCTTCGCGATCGCTTCCCGAGCGCGGATTTCGGCGGACCGCTCACGATCGAACTCTATCAGCCCAAGGACTTCGGAAGTCCGATGAAGGAGGGGCTGGCGATCTGCCTGTGGCGCGTCACGCCCAACATCTCGCGGCGCGCGCTCGGCCCGCGTACCGACATCCATGGCCGGCGGTTCAAGGCATCGCTGCCCGTCGATCTCTACTACCTGATCGTGCCCTTTGCCGACGATGCCGAGCGCCAGCAGCGGCTGCTTGGCTGGATGCTGCGCGCGATGCACGAGTTGGGCCCGCTGGTCGCCAGCGAGCTCAACCATTTCCTCGCCGAGAGCGACATCTTCGCCGAAGCCGAGTCGCTCGATATGGTCAACGATCCGCTGGCGATCGCCGACCAACTGACCCTGTGGGACCGTATCAAGCACATGCCGCCCGCCGCGACCTATGCGATGCGGATGCTCCTTCTCGACAGCGAGGAACGGCTGGACGAATATCCGATCGTCACCGAGCGCGAGCTCGACATGGGCGTGCTTCAGTGA